The genomic DNA GAACATTAGAGTTAAATAATACTCTCGAACAGGTTCAGCGCTTAAAGGTCCAGCAAGACGGAGACTATTTCCTTACGACATTGCTCATCAATCCGCTTACGGTAAACGAAAATAAAAGTTCCAACGTGCTGATCGATTTTTACATTAAGCAGAAAAAGAATTTCGAGTTCAAAACTAAGAGTTATGAAATCGGCGGAGACATTTGCGTTGCCGGGAATCTGGAATTGAAAGGCAGGAAATATTCCGTTTTTTTAAACGGCGATGCGATGGGAAAATCGATCCAGGGGGCAGGCGGCGCTTTAGTGTTAGGAGTGGTGTTCCGCGCGATTCTCAGCAGATCCAAAATGACTAAAGAAAGGGAAATTTCTCCGGAACTGTGGTTGAAACAAGTCTTTATGGAATTGCAGCAAGTTTACGAATCCTTTAACGGGTCCATGTATATATCCGCCGTAATCGGAATTTTGGACGAAAAGTCGGGATTTCTTTATTACATAAATGCGGAGCATCCTTGGACGATTTTATATCGGGACGGAAAGGCGACGTTCATCGAAGACGCTTTAACTTGTCGCAAGTTCGGGATTCCCGAGAACGAACAAAATTTAATCATTCAAACGTTTCAGCTTGCTCCTGAAGACGTATTATTCATCGGATCCGACGGAAAGGACGATTTGAAGACGGTCAATTCGTCGGGCGAATCGATCATCAACGAAGATACCGAACAAATTTTGGGTATCGTCGAAGAAGGTTCGGGAGATCCGACTCGTATTTTTGAAATTCTTCAAACGAAGGGAGAATTGTACGACGATTTTACCCTGTTAAGGGCAGAGTATTTGGGAGAATCCGAAGAAGATAAATCCCAATCCGGTCGAGAATACTTCGAGTTTTATGACAAGGGCAAAAGTCTTCTTAAGACGGGAGAAAAACGAGAAGGTCTTTATTTTTTAGAGAAAGCTCAAGAAGCCAATCCTAACGATAAAAATTTACTGCGTCTTTTGGGAGAGCAGCATTTTAAGGAGAAAAATTTTTCCAAGGCGGCCCGGTATTTGGAGGATTTTATCGCGGAATCCCCGGCTTCCTTAGATCATTTTTTCTACGCATCTCACGCTCATAAGATGGCGGGAGAAATGGGTAAGGCAATCGACGTCGCCGAACGTTTGCTGTTAAGAAGTCCGAAACATATTAAGACGCTTATTATTTTGGCGGATATATACTTATCCTTAGGCGTACGAGATAGAGGGCACGAACTTCTTGAGAAGGCACTACGACTCGATCCGGAAAATAAGAAAGCGATCGGTCTATCTAGCCTTTCGGTTGAAACGCGGGAAGAGGCTTCATTAAAAAACTGATCACTTTTGCGTATTGTGTTAAAGAAGACTAACGTAATTTGATTAGAATCGATCGGTCCACTCGGAAAATTCCGATCCGATTTTTTTACATTCCGAAACTAAATAAAAAAAGACTTTCTTTTCCGATGATCCTTCTTATATCACTCCACATAAAAGGGAGCCGAATACGAGCGCCCGATTGCTTGAACACTTGTTATTTTAAGGAGACTGCCGATGCAATTAGGCGTTGTCGAACGAGCTTTACTTCCTAGTTTGCTTGCGATCGTAATGTTAGGAATGGGATTCGGTCTCGGCCTGAGCGATTTTCGACGAATCTTAACTACTCCGCTACAAACGTTAGTCGGAACGATCGGGCATTTCGTGATTATGCCTTTAGCCGCTTACGCGGTCGTTTTGATTTTAGGTTTAGAGTATGAATTGGCGCTCGGCGTCATTCTGGTAGGCTCCTGTCCCAGCGGAACGACTTCAAATCTCATCAATTATTTAGCTAAAGGAGATGTAGCTTTGGCGGTGGTAATTACTTCGGTTTCCACTCTACTTTGTCCGCTTCTGACTCCGTTTATCGTTTCGTTTTTCGGATCTTTTTTGGACGCACCGTCGGGAAAAGTTTTGGAAATCTCTTTTATAGAAATGTTAAAGACCGTAATTATCATTATCGTGATCCCGATTACGATAGGAATGAGCGTAAACTACCGGTTTCCTAAAATCGCTCGCGCGATCGAAAGGCCTTACAAAATATTTTCGATCCTATTTTTGCTTTTCGTAGTCGGGTTCGTCGTCTTTAAAAATAGAAGCGAATTTTGGAATATGATTAGTCTTGTCGGGGCGGCGGTCGTCTTACATAACGCATTCGGATTTGCTGCCGGATATTTCCTTCCTAAATTTCTTCGAATAGGAGAGAGACAATGTCGAACGATTTCGATCGAAGTTGCGATTCAAAATACCACGCTAGGAATGACTCTCGCTGTTCAATTCTTCGGTCCAAAGGTTGCGTTACCGTCGGCGGTGTTCAGTATCTGGATGTATTTAACGGGTATCACGATTGCTCTAGTTTGGTCCCGTCTCTTCCCGTTGCCTGAGGAAGTCGAGTCCTAATACAAGCGCGGTTAGTTTATAAACGTTTCCAAGTAGCGGAAAACGCGCCTCGCAATTCTCCTAGTTTGTATCCTGTAGCTTTATCATCCGGATAGAGCCGAATTAACGCGGCTCTAGTCTTTGCATCCATCTTTTCCATCGGGCCGTGGCATTTTAGGCAGGTCTCGTTGGCCAACAGGATCGGCTTCATGGCATGAAGTTCCTGCGGAGTACTTTCAAAAAACATATACGGGGGATTTCCCGTTTTGGCGAATTGTTTCCAATCTGCCATTACCTTCGCTTCCCACTGGTTCGGCGCATGTTCAGGGTTTCTATTTTTCTCGGAAATTCTTCGCAGTTTTAAGCCCGGATATTTTGCGGAAAGTTCTCTTTCCTTTGCCGGAGAAATTGTTTTACACACTGCGATCGACGAGGCAATTCCGTTCTTCTTTATGGATTCCTGGAGTTCTTTTAACAAATCCGCCTGCAGTTCCTCGAAGAGGGTCTTAATAATTTCCTTTTTTTCCAAATCTTGATTACGATCGCAAACGGCAAAAAATTGGACTAAAATTGCGATTGCAGTCCCTTGGAGGATTATTTTGCGGAAGAAGGAGGATCTATTTTTATTCACATAACAATCATACTGAATTTGGGTTCTTTGCCAAGCCTTTCCGCGGAGTCTTAGCGCGAAGTCGATCCCTCAAAAAAGATGGACAAGGTTGAAAAATAGGGATTTGTTGAAAAAAGCGTGTTTGAAACTCGTGTTCGAGCTTAAAATTCCAAACGATCAATTTTCAATTCGATAAAAAGGGGAACATCCGATGTCCGGTCATAGTAAATGGGCCACAATCAAGCGCAAGAAGGACGCGATCGATTCGAAACGAGGAGCGATCTTTACAAAAGTGGTAAAAGAGATCACCGTAGCGGCAAGAATGGGGGGATCGGACCAAGAAGGGAATCCTCGTTTACGCCTCGCGGTGTTGAAGGCTAAATCCGCGAATATGCCTAAGGACAATATAGAGCGAGCGATTAAAAAAGGAACCGGAGAATTGGAAGGCATCGTTTATGAGGAATGCCTTTATGAATGTTTCGGTCCTGGCGGTATCGCGATTATGGTCGAGGCTGTAACGGATAAAAAATCCAGAACCACACCGGAAATCAAAAGCATTCTGACTAAATTGGGAGGTTCTCTCGCTACAACCGGAAGCGTTAGTCGTCTTTTTGAAAGGAAAGGGGTTATCATCGTTCCTTCCGATCAGATCGGCGAGGAGGAACTTTTTGATTTGGCGGCCGGCGCCGGCGCTGAAGACGTTCAAAATGAAGGCGAGGTCTATCGAATAGTCTCGAGCCCTGAAGATTATGAGGCGGTCCAAAATGCCTTGAATCATAAAGGAATTAAAACCGATGAATCCGAAATTCGATTCGTTCCATTGGTCACCACCGAAGTAGCCGACAAGGATACCGCGGATAAAGTGATGAAATTAATCGATAATCTGGAATCTCACGACGATGTCCAAAGCGTAAATTCCAACTTCGAATTGGCTCCGGAATTGGAGAAAGAGTATGAATGAGCGGATACTTCATAAAGGATTTTTTATCGTTCGAAAAAGTATCGAACGATAAAATTCTCGCGACGGAATGAAAGTCTTAGGCATCGACCCGGGCTCCCATCGCATGGGTTATGCCGTTTTAGAAAAAGTAAAGTCAGTTATTCTCGTTCGCACATACGGGACGATCGAAGTTCCGCCCGGTACAAAAAGTCCTGTAAATTTAATCGCGATTCGCCGCCAGTTAGACGCAATTTTGGACGAATTTCGGCCGGATCTAGCATGTGTGGAAGAGCTTTTTTTTGCGAAGAATAGATCCACTGCGGCCAAAGTCTACGAATCTAGAGGAGTCGTTTTACTCACTTTAGGAGAACATAATGTTCCTGTCGTTGAGCCTACCGCGTCTCAAATTAAAAAAGGGACTACCGGAAGCGGAACTGCGGATAAGAAAGATATAAAGTCCGCCATACGATTGCTGCTCGGATTGCGCGATTTGACCGGACATGACGATTCCTGGGATGCGTTGGCTTCCGCATACGTAGGTTTGGCGATGGCCGGATCCGTCGGTTTGTAAGCCTATCCCACTTCATTTAACATCGACGAATTCGAACCGTTCAACGATCCCAGATTATCGAATCATCTTGCAGCCTCGTATACTCCGTCCACTCCTTTAGTGAAAACGAACTGCCAGAGTTGTAATTTACGAGCACGGAACGCGCCTGCACAGGCAAGAAGGTAGAATTTCCACATTTTATAGAATCTTTCTCCGTACTTAGATCCTATCTTCTTCCAGGATTTTTCGAAATTATGATACCAAGCCATTAATGTTTTATCATAATCGCTCCCGAAATTCTGTAGATCTTCCAACACGAATAAATTTTCGCTCGCGCTCGTTAATTGGGCCAATGAAGGGAGAAGGGAATTGGGGAATATATATTTTTCTATCCAGGCATCCCCAACTCTTGCGGTATCGTTGGATCCTATCGTATGCAATAGGAAGAGCCCCTTGTCTTTAAGACACTTAAACACAAGTTTCATATAGGTCCTATAATTCTTAAATCCTACATGCTCCATTTGCCCGATGGAAACGATACGATCGAATGGTTCGTTCACGTCCCTATAATCCTGTAATCTAAATTCGATCTTTAAACCTTTCGAGAGTTCGGTTGCCAGAGCTAACTGTTCTTTGGAAACGCTGATTCCCACAACTTCCGCTCCATAATTGCGCGCGGCATGTCGGGCAAAGCCTCCCCAACCGCAACCTATGTCCAACACCTTCATCCCCGATTTTAATCCTATTTTACGGCAAATTAAATCCAGTTTGTTTTTCTGTGCGTCGGCCAGGTTAGTCGTGTTCTTCCAATATGCGCAGGAATATACTAGCTCCGGATCAAGCATTTCTTGGAAGAGATCGTTTCCAAGATCATAATGCCTTTCTCCGACTTCGAACGCTCTGCTTTTATTTTGCTGATTGATCAAACGTGAAAGCACGAGTAGGAGAATATCCCTCCAGGATTTTCCGCCTGCATTTTCGAGTCCCGCCTTGACGATTCTATAGACGGTTTGATCCAACTGTTCGCTTTCGAACCATCCGTCCATATAGGCTTCTCCAAAACCTAACGAGCCTTTGGCGATTAATCTTTCGTAGAATGCTTCGTCTCTGATCTTTATATCCCATGGGGAATTTCCTCCAAAGGAAATTCCTGCTCCTGAAAAAAGATTTTCCACTTTATTCCTAATTGCGTTTCGCATCGGAATGCCTCCGTATAATAGGCCTGTTTTGCAAAGTGAAGTGTAGGGACTTTGGGTCGAGTTCGCAATCTAAAAAGTTAGAAATAATCTTGATATTTTTCTGGTCCAAGATCGGAGCTTTCAATCGAAAAGTAATTTAGGAAATCGAAATGGATTTGTAACATGGTCTAGTTGAAACGATGGAATGGTCGTTAGGCGATTTCTCAGCAGATCAATGCATCGCGTTTTGCCGGATTTTCTTTTTGCTAAGCGACATAGATCCGTCGGTTTAGTCGAGATCGCTTTTCGGTTGGATGCGGAATGACGTATAGTTTGATCGGAATAGAGTATGAATGCTTATTTTTTAATGAACCCTGGGAGATGTTTTGCATCATGAGTTTTGCAAAGTTCGACCGCCTTATTTACGGCCGTTTGAAATCCGTCTTCCGTATCTTCAAAATCGATTCGCTGTCGAAAAAAATCCCCCCATAGGAACTCTTGAAAGGGTTTGTCCGATTTTTCGTAAGCGCCTGCTTTACGCACCGCCCAGGCTAAACTTCTATATTTATCGTCTTGCAGATCTTCCAAGCGAGAAGGAATCTCCTCCGTTTCCGCAGGGTTTCCATCCTTGTCGAATAAGTATACCCAAGCATTTTCCCGCATCATTAGCCAGAAGTCTCTTTCTTGCCACTCTGAACAGTTTTTTAAAACTTTAATATAAACCGTATCGCGCATATCGGTGAGTTCGATCGCACGAGCGCGATGATGATGATCGACGACGTAAGGCCGCTTGTCCGGGCCGATCACGATAGGAAGATAATTCTCTTTTAAATATGCATCCAGATCGTCCGGAGACATTTCTTTAAATTGTCCGATTCTGTATTGAACTTCGCGGAATCCAAGACAGAGTTGAGTCGGATGCAGAGCCGAAGTTTCGACCACGCTGAAATTGTCTATCTGCAGGTCGGCAGTGTATTCTTGGATATCGTTCATTTTAATCCTAATCTTTCATCGAATCGCATTAATGATTCAATTCATATAGAAATTGTAATCCACGTAAAGTTAGCAAAGGTTCGATTTTATCGAAAATTCCGGGATGAGCTGCGTGAATTGTAGTAACCAATCCGCCGGTCCCGATCACGGTGTACTCTTGTCCGTATCTTTTTTTAATTTCTCGTATGATACCTTCCAATAAACCGATCCATCCGTAAAAAAAACCCGCTTGGATGGATTCGATCGTGGAATCGCCTAGTATCTTCGTCGGCGCCTGGAATATGATCGGCGGCAACTGGGCGGCATTTCTTGTGAGAGCATCCATGGATCCCTTTAAGCCGGGTGCAATCACTCCTCCTAAGTAATTCGGAGATTCGTCGACTACGCAAAACGTCGTTGCAGTGCCTAAGTCGATGATGATACTTTTTCCCGGATGATCGACAACCGCAGCCGCGGCGTTCACCAAACGGTCGGCTCCGATCTCGAACGGTCTCGGATATTTAATTCCGAACGGGAGCTTCATTTGGTAATGAACTCCGATCGGATCGATCTTAAACCAATCTTGGATCATTCTTTCTAAGATTGGATTCAATTGTGGAACTACCGAAGAATATATTCCTCCGCGAATCTGCGAGCTATCGATTTCAAATTCCCGTAGAAACCCTCGTAGAAAAAGGCCCATTTCATCGGAGGTCCGATCCCTTCTCGTTACGGTTCGCCTATGAAAGATAGGTTCTTTGGAACCGTCCCTATAAATTCCGAAAACGGTATTCGTATTACCGACATCTATAACTAGAATCATTCCTAACCCAGGGATCTAAAATCTTCCGGACTGTCAATGAATTCGGTGATTTCCCCGGAAGGAGATCGAACGAGTAAGCGTCCGGAATCATCTACTCCCAATAATATTGCGGTTTGTGGAACTCCGTTTTCGGTATAGGCGATCGTATTTTCTTTCCATAGAAGTCGTTCATTAATAAATGAAAGATATGTTTTTCCGTCGGCGAGGGATAAAGTCGCGTCATTTAACAACGGTAAGAGCGTTTCTAAGAAACGGTTTCTTCTTCCAGACTCGGTCTCAAGTGACGTCACAAATCCGGCTTCGGGCAATTCTTCCGAGAAACTTTTTCCGAAAAGATTAATCCCGATTCCGACGATCCAATCCCAGTCCTCTCCTTCTTTTTCGGTTTCTATTAAAATTCCGCAAACTTTCTTACCGTTCACGAATATATCGTTCGGCCATTTGATTTTAAGATCGCCCGATTGGTGTAATGAAGGATAGGTTGATAACAATGCTTTAGCGACGGAGACCCCGATGAAAAGGGAAAAAAGATTCGGGGAGGGTAGTTCTCCGGTCGAACGAAACTTTCCAGAGAATACGAAAGGCTCGTCACCTAGTATTGCCCAGGCTCGATTTTTGCGTCCCCTTCCTTGAGACTGAAAGTCAGCTAGGATCCAAGTTCCTGGAGGAAATTCCTTCCCTTTTAGAATCGTGTTTGTCGAGATTGCATCGGAAAGAAGTATCCCTTTATCGGGTTCGAGAAGTCGAAAAGACATGGGAATTTCATATTGGAATGTTCCTTCTGGACAAGAAAAAATCCGGCACCGGCGATAAAAAGGGAGGTCTGAAAAATGAACGTAAATCTCGTTTTTCAGGACCGATTCCGCATTAATTAGAGGCTCTTTTGCAATTATCAGAAGTTTCCATTCGTAACCCGATCTTCGCGTGGATGATGATGATCGGCATTATTTTACTAGGCGCAATCGGTTTTTCCCGAATGGGGCTTTCGCAAATGCCGGACGTGGACTTCCCCATAGTAAACGTTACGTTGAATCTAGAGGGCGCCAATGCTTCGGTAATGGAAACCGACGTGGTCGATCCGATCGAAGAAGTTTTACTTACGGTTCAGGGCGTAGTAGAAGTTCGCTCCGTATCCACCGATAACTCCGCAACAATCACGGTCGAACTCGAATTGAAGAGGGATGTCGACGTAGCGATCCAGGAAATTCAAACGAAAATCGCTCAAGTTCAAAATAAACTGCCGGATGCCTTGGATCCACCGATCTTGATGAAGTCCAACCCGGATGATACGCCTATCATTTGGGTTTCGCTGACTGCCGCCGGCCGAACGGACCAAGAGAAAATGATCTTCGTGAAATCGCATCTCAAAGATAAATTCCAAGAGATATCGGGAGTCGGCGAAATCATTTTAGGCGGATACGTGGATAGGACTATCAACGTCTTCTTGGATCCGATACGGTTGACCCGGGCGGAATTGACCGTCAATGATATTACGAATACGTTAACCGAACAGAATATAGAAGTACCTTCCGGAAGAGTGGAAAACAAAAGTTCGGAAGTTTCGTTGAGAGCGGTCGGTGACGTTCCCACGGTCGAGCAATTTTCGAATATCTTTATAAACTCACGAAGTGGGGCCGCGATGTTTCGCCCCGTCCGTCTTCGCGAAGTCGCCCATGTCGAAGACGGCTTGGATGAAATCCGAAGGATATCGCGCTTTAACGGAATTTCGGCTGTCGGATTAGGGATTAAAAAACTCAAAGGCGCTAACGCGGTTCAGGTCGGCGATTTGATCAAGAAGAAGATGCAGGAATTAAAACCGACACTTCCGAAAGGATACGATCTATCCATCGCCAATGATAATACCACGTTTATCCGCGACTCCGTCGAGGAGCTGATCTTTACGCTGGTACTTTCCGCGCTTCTTACGGGTTTTGTCTGCAGATTGTTTTTGGGAAGTTGGAGCAGTACTTGGAACGTCCTGCTTGCAATTCCCACTTCGGTGATGGGAACTTTCTTAATATTATATTTTGCGGGATTCACGCTGAATACCTTTACGCTTCTCGGGCTTTCTCTTGCCGTAGGTATCGTCGTAGACGATGCCATTATGGTCCTAGAGAATATCAGCCGGCATCGAGAGATGGGGAAGACTTGGTTTCAAGCTGCGTTGGACGGGGCGTCTGAAATCAGATTCGCCGCGTTAGCCGCCACTCTGGCGATTATCGCGATTTTTCTTCCAGTCGCTTTCATGTCCGGAATCATCGGTAGATATTTTCTGGAATTCGGAGTGACGGTCGCCGTTGCCGTAGCTCTTTCTTTGTTCGAAGCTTTGAGTTTTACTCCGATGAGAGCTTCTCGTTATCGGGAACATAAACTACAAGAACACAAAAAACGAGGTGGAAAGACGGCGATACGCTTTCCCGAGCCCGTGTCCGGTCAGAATCGATTCGAGCAAACGATCTCCAAACTTAAGATAGCGATCGCGCCGATTTCCTTCTTTAAAAAGATGGATCCGATTATCGAAAGATTCCTTCAATTTTCGGAGCGTATTTATGGTAAGGTGCTCGATTACGTAATTGCTTATCCGAAAGCGATCCTTTTCGCGGCTACACTTTTGTTCGCTCTCTCTCTTGGATTTTTACTGCTACTCAAAAAGGAATTTATTCCTCCTCAGGATATGGGGCGCTTCATCATTCGGGCAAAGATGCCGATCGGCTCTTCCATCTACCGGACGGACGAAGCCATGAAGAAGGTGGAAGAGTATCTTCTCAAGAAACCGGAAATTTCCAAGTATATGTCCAATATAGGCGGAATGGGCGGAACGGAATCCAATGGGGCGATGTTTTTTGTTTCGGTTAAAGACATGGGGCAACGGCCGAAGAGTAAGAAGACGGGGCGAGAGGTAACTCAGAACGAAATCTTTGCGGATTTACGGAAAGATTTAAAGGCTCTGGTTCCTGAATGTAAATTTTCCGTTCAAGACTTGTCGCAAAGGGGTTTTAGTGCAGGAAGAGGATATCCTGTCGAGTTAGTTCTATCAGGACCGGACTGGGCAAATCTAGCCAAAGTCTCCGACGAAATTCGAAATCGCTTGGATCAAAGCGGAGTTCTATTGGACATAGATACGGATTACGTTTCAGGACAACCGGAAGTCCGTATTTTACCTAATAGAGAATCGGCCGCCTTGAGAGGCGTTAGCATGGCGAACATAGGAAACACGATCGGACCTCTGATGGGCGGAAAGAAAGTCAGTAGATTTACCGAAAACGGAAGAAGTTACGATGTTCGTGTTAAGATTAACAAGGAGCAGGGAGAAAAAGCGGATATCATACCGAACATAAGCGTGCGTAACACGTATGGTGAATTCGTGCGCTTAAAAGACGTTCTGGTACTTCAAGCCACGAATACCCTAAAGAATATTACTCGCGTTAACCGGGACCGTACGATTAAAATATTCGGGAATCCTCCCGTAGCGGTCGGACAAAACAAATCGACGGAAGAATCCCTACGAATCGCAAAAGAAGTGCTTCCTGAAGGGTATTCGGTGGATGTGACAGGTTCCGCGAAGACTGCCGGAGAGTCAGCGAGTAGTCTGTTATTCGCCCTTGTTATGGGAATTGTGATGTCGTACATGATTTTAGCGAGTCAGTTCAATAGCTTAAAGCAACCGCTTTATATTTTATTAGCGATGCCTTTCAGTTTTTCCGGAGCCTTAATTGCGCTTTATATTACGAAACAATCATTCAATATGTATAGCTTTATCGGTTTAATCATGTTACTCGGGCTTGTTAAGAAGAACTCTATCCTATTAGTCGAATTCGTAAACCATGTCCGTTCGCAAGGAAAAAGCATTGCGGAGGCGATTCGAGAAGGGTGCCCTGTTCGTTTGCGACCGGTGTTGATGACTTCGTTTGCGTCAATTGCGGCAGCCATCCCGCCTGCTTTAGCGCTGGGACCGGGTTCCGAGACTCGGGTGCCGATGGCGATTACCATCTTGGGGGGACTGGTTCTCTCGACTCTTATTACTTTTATCGTGGTGCCGGCCGCGTATTTTCTTATGGAAAAGGAATCGAATGATAAGTTATCCCATACTAGATAAAAAAAATCTTTTTTTTCTCGCTGTCTGTATATGCTTCATTCTTCATTTTTTTGTTTCTTGCGCCTCCTCGACTTCGCTAACTTCGGATGAAGTCAAACTAAAGGACGGCATTGTCGAAGATAATTTAAAGCAAGTGACCGGAGTCACGACTCAGGATGTGGAAAGGGCGTCGTCACGTTATGCGGTCTCTCTGGAAGATTTATACATTCTCGCCGTAGAGAGGACGGAACGGATTGCTCTTAGAAACGAAACCGTTGAACAGGCGGAAGCTCAAAAATGGGCGCAATTCGCGGGCTTTCTTCCCACTTTATCGTACGTGTATAACAAATTTTATACGACGCCGCCAGTCCACCCGACTCCGACTGCTTCCTTGGCTCAGCAAATCTCGGCGGATAATCAGTTGCAAGCCAATCTGGACAAGTACGGTCCCGGCGCATTGCTAATCCCGTCCTCTTCGGGCGGTTCTACTACCACGATCTCTCCGACCGCGACGGCAGGTTCTCGTATTCTATTGAGTGTTCCGATCAACACGATGGTCACTTCGTTTTTAAGTTTTAAATCGGCAAAGTTCACCACCGAGCAGAGAAGATTGGAAGCGAAACATGAAGCCGGTAGAATGTATCTGGAATTAGCTCAAGCATATTTTAATTTTCTAATGTTGGAGGAGAACTTGCGCTTCGCGCAGCAAACTTTCGATCTGACATTGGAGGACGTGCAGGAACGGAGGAGACTTTATTCCTTAGGTAGAATTATGAGGTCCGAGCTTCTTTCGGCGGAAACCAGATTATCGAATGCGGAAGCTTCGCTCGGAGACACTAAATTTCAATTGGAGCAGGTGCGGATCACATTGTTTACCATGGCCGGGAGCGAGCCGACTCTTAA from Leptospira fainei serovar Hurstbridge str. BUT 6 includes the following:
- a CDS encoding SpoIIE family protein phosphatase; the encoded protein is MKSLIRFACVCFCISIFPLIASEISVAEISDLSTVRSLDGQGWKSIPNKIDPKAVYESFSNGTETFSEWEDYSAPGNYFTRKTESNSSVRTIWIARVIRVGDRNFREQASIRLGVISDRDEAYWNGSLIGKTGNFGAEKPQAYDKVRIYRIPEDLLNKGSLNLLLVKVEKYFPNDIGITNDRTEIGPSQEIISRFYREEYLKLLFLTVYLTVGIYFAFLFIRRRKESENLYFSAFTLLLVAYQFFRNQIKYDLDISFFAMKKTEYLVLIFTIPFFSHFLRAYFRIPRLRFFQVLDILCIGIAIYILATGEVLNYMFVNQNIVQPIWLGYVAVVFYWLAKEIRKKNRDALLVAAGMGLVLISTIVDILTDRGIFIFPRLVGYSFVFFILSLAIILANRFVRLNEEVEELNDSLEKKIEERTLELNNTLEQVQRLKVQQDGDYFLTTLLINPLTVNENKSSNVLIDFYIKQKKNFEFKTKSYEIGGDICVAGNLELKGRKYSVFLNGDAMGKSIQGAGGALVLGVVFRAILSRSKMTKEREISPELWLKQVFMELQQVYESFNGSMYISAVIGILDEKSGFLYYINAEHPWTILYRDGKATFIEDALTCRKFGIPENEQNLIIQTFQLAPEDVLFIGSDGKDDLKTVNSSGESIINEDTEQILGIVEEGSGDPTRIFEILQTKGELYDDFTLLRAEYLGESEEDKSQSGREYFEFYDKGKSLLKTGEKREGLYFLEKAQEANPNDKNLLRLLGEQHFKEKNFSKAARYLEDFIAESPASLDHFFYASHAHKMAGEMGKAIDVAERLLLRSPKHIKTLIILADIYLSLGVRDRGHELLEKALRLDPENKKAIGLSSLSVETREEASLKN
- a CDS encoding bile acid:sodium symporter family protein; this encodes MQLGVVERALLPSLLAIVMLGMGFGLGLSDFRRILTTPLQTLVGTIGHFVIMPLAAYAVVLILGLEYELALGVILVGSCPSGTTSNLINYLAKGDVALAVVITSVSTLLCPLLTPFIVSFFGSFLDAPSGKVLEISFIEMLKTVIIIIVIPITIGMSVNYRFPKIARAIERPYKIFSILFLLFVVGFVVFKNRSEFWNMISLVGAAVVLHNAFGFAAGYFLPKFLRIGERQCRTISIEVAIQNTTLGMTLAVQFFGPKVALPSAVFSIWMYLTGITIALVWSRLFPLPEEVES
- a CDS encoding Tll0287-like domain-containing protein is translated as MNKNRSSFFRKIILQGTAIAILVQFFAVCDRNQDLEKKEIIKTLFEELQADLLKELQESIKKNGIASSIAVCKTISPAKERELSAKYPGLKLRRISEKNRNPEHAPNQWEAKVMADWKQFAKTGNPPYMFFESTPQELHAMKPILLANETCLKCHGPMEKMDAKTRAALIRLYPDDKATGYKLGELRGAFSATWKRL
- a CDS encoding YebC/PmpR family DNA-binding transcriptional regulator, with amino-acid sequence MSGHSKWATIKRKKDAIDSKRGAIFTKVVKEITVAARMGGSDQEGNPRLRLAVLKAKSANMPKDNIERAIKKGTGELEGIVYEECLYECFGPGGIAIMVEAVTDKKSRTTPEIKSILTKLGGSLATTGSVSRLFERKGVIIVPSDQIGEEELFDLAAGAGAEDVQNEGEVYRIVSSPEDYEAVQNALNHKGIKTDESEIRFVPLVTTEVADKDTADKVMKLIDNLESHDDVQSVNSNFELAPELEKEYE
- a CDS encoding crossover junction endodeoxyribonuclease RuvC; protein product: MKVLGIDPGSHRMGYAVLEKVKSVILVRTYGTIEVPPGTKSPVNLIAIRRQLDAILDEFRPDLACVEELFFAKNRSTAAKVYESRGVVLLTLGEHNVPVVEPTASQIKKGTTGSGTADKKDIKSAIRLLLGLRDLTGHDDSWDALASAYVGLAMAGSVGL
- the cfa gene encoding cyclopropane fatty acyl phospholipid synthase; the encoded protein is MRNAIRNKVENLFSGAGISFGGNSPWDIKIRDEAFYERLIAKGSLGFGEAYMDGWFESEQLDQTVYRIVKAGLENAGGKSWRDILLLVLSRLINQQNKSRAFEVGERHYDLGNDLFQEMLDPELVYSCAYWKNTTNLADAQKNKLDLICRKIGLKSGMKVLDIGCGWGGFARHAARNYGAEVVGISVSKEQLALATELSKGLKIEFRLQDYRDVNEPFDRIVSIGQMEHVGFKNYRTYMKLVFKCLKDKGLFLLHTIGSNDTARVGDAWIEKYIFPNSLLPSLAQLTSASENLFVLEDLQNFGSDYDKTLMAWYHNFEKSWKKIGSKYGERFYKMWKFYLLACAGAFRARKLQLWQFVFTKGVDGVYEAAR
- a CDS encoding ParB-like protein — translated: MNDIQEYTADLQIDNFSVVETSALHPTQLCLGFREVQYRIGQFKEMSPDDLDAYLKENYLPIVIGPDKRPYVVDHHHRARAIELTDMRDTVYIKVLKNCSEWQERDFWLMMRENAWVYLFDKDGNPAETEEIPSRLEDLQDDKYRSLAWAVRKAGAYEKSDKPFQEFLWGDFFRQRIDFEDTEDGFQTAVNKAVELCKTHDAKHLPGFIKK
- a CDS encoding type III pantothenate kinase codes for the protein MILVIDVGNTNTVFGIYRDGSKEPIFHRRTVTRRDRTSDEMGLFLRGFLREFEIDSSQIRGGIYSSVVPQLNPILERMIQDWFKIDPIGVHYQMKLPFGIKYPRPFEIGADRLVNAAAAVVDHPGKSIIIDLGTATTFCVVDESPNYLGGVIAPGLKGSMDALTRNAAQLPPIIFQAPTKILGDSTIESIQAGFFYGWIGLLEGIIREIKKRYGQEYTVIGTGGLVTTIHAAHPGIFDKIEPLLTLRGLQFLYELNH
- a CDS encoding biotin--[acetyl-CoA-carboxylase] ligase, whose amino-acid sequence is MSFRLLEPDKGILLSDAISTNTILKGKEFPPGTWILADFQSQGRGRKNRAWAILGDEPFVFSGKFRSTGELPSPNLFSLFIGVSVAKALLSTYPSLHQSGDLKIKWPNDIFVNGKKVCGILIETEKEGEDWDWIVGIGINLFGKSFSEELPEAGFVTSLETESGRRNRFLETLLPLLNDATLSLADGKTYLSFINERLLWKENTIAYTENGVPQTAILLGVDDSGRLLVRSPSGEITEFIDSPEDFRSLG